In a single window of the Zea mays cultivar B73 chromosome 5, Zm-B73-REFERENCE-NAM-5.0, whole genome shotgun sequence genome:
- the LOC100281231 gene encoding NHL25 — MADHQRIHPADLEAGNRPLMPGGSFRSDKGDPAQRAKQQQQQGYVPGALPPPPRRVAPPAPLPPPKRRGRGCCCRLLCCAVISAAVLAVLAAAAAGALYLALDPKAPRYSVDRLSVSAFQVDPATLAARARFDVAVAATNPNSRIGIHYERGSSLGVWYQSYRLARGALPAFYQGHRNTTVLALAMAGEAQLGSAAVVSGMQDAQRTGAVPLVFRADVPVRVQLGTFKLWKVTARVRCDLVVDRLMDVTSLIKIKAGNCKFSLKL; from the coding sequence ATGGCTGATCACCAGAGGATCCACCCAGCGGACCTGGAGGCCGGCAACCGGCCGCTGATGCCGGGAGGCTCGTTCCGGTCGGACAAGGGCGACCCGGCGCAGCGCGcgaagcagcagcaacaacaaggcTACGTTCCCGGGGCCCTGCCTCCGCCGCCGCGCCGCGTCGCGCCACcggcgccgctgccgccgccgaaGCGGCGGGGCCGGGGCTGCTGCTGCCGGCTCCTCTGCTGCGCCGTGATCAGCGCGGCAGTGCTGGCGGTGctcgccgcggcggcggcgggcgcgctGTACCTGGCGCTGGACCCCAAGGCGCCGCGGTACTCGGTGGACCGCCTCTCCGTGTCGGCGTTCCAGGTCGACCCGGCGACGCTGGCGGCGCGGGCCCGGTTCGACGTGGCGGTGGCGGCGACGAACCCCAACTCGCGCATCGGCATCCACTACGAGCGCGGGTCCAGCCTGGGCGTGTGGTACCAGTCGTACCGCCTGGCGCGGGGCGCGCTGCCGGCCTTCTACCAGGGCCACCGGAACACGACGGTGCTGGCGCTGGCCATGGCCGGCGAGGCGCAGCTGGGCAGCGCCGCCGTCGTGTCGGGGATGCAGGACGCGCAGCGGACGGGCGCCGTGCCGCTCGTGTTCCGCGCCGACGTGCCCGTGCGCGTCCAGCTCGGCACCTTCAAGCTCTGGAAGGTCACGGCCAGGGTGCGCTGCGACCTCGTCGTGGACAGGCTCATGGACGTCACCAGTCTCATCAAGATCAAGGCCGGCAACTGCAAGTTCAGCTTGAAGCTCTGA
- the LOC109939442 gene encoding vicilin-like seed storage protein At2g18540, whose amino-acid sequence MCFCGDPCKVDKSEDHDTYRQRYWMCANFAFEPTIVQRRMNLMTPPPLCDFEQWIDTEISEKDKKWLENLQKWDAEDKERMEKRREELAAEQQREDEEKMRRVAECREDKEKKLERARRAKEAMEENPDAFRKGKWPRCTQ is encoded by the exons ATGTgtttttgtggtgatccttgtaaggTCGATAAGTCTGAAGATCATGACACCTATCGACAGAGAtattggatgtgtgctaactttGCATTTGAGCCAACTATTGTTCAACGTCGGATGAATTTAATG ACTCCTCCACCGCTATGTGATTTTGAGCAGTGGATTGACACAGAAATATCAGAGAAAGACAAGAAGTGGTTGGAGAATCTTCAAAAGTGGGATGCAGAGGACAAAGAGAGGATGGAAAAAAGACGAGAGGAGCTTGCTGCCGAGCAACAACGTGAAGACGAAGAGAAAATGAGGCGTGTTGCTGAATGCAGGGAAGATAAGGAGAAGAAGCTTGAGCGTGCACGTCGTGcaaaggaagcaatggaggagaaCCCTGATGCATTTCGCAAAGGCAAATGGCCCCGTTGTACTCAGTAG